In Paroedura picta isolate Pp20150507F chromosome 1, Ppicta_v3.0, whole genome shotgun sequence, the following are encoded in one genomic region:
- the LOC143820380 gene encoding popeye domain-containing protein 3-like isoform X12: MGDNSSFWDSLIYAHPVCVNWKSEAEGSIYHLASILFVVGYMGGSGFFGLLYVYSLLGLGFLCSSVWAWLDVCAADIFSWNFILFVICFIQFVYVTYQVRSVAFDREFQDLYNALFQPLGISLTVFRKIVRCCDEEIVTLEKEHCYAMQGKTPIDKLSLLMSGRIRVTVDGEFLHYIFPLQFLDSPEWDSLRPTEEGIFQVTLTAETDCQYVAWRRKKLYLLFAKHRFISRLFSILVGSDIADKLYALNDRISLGKGIRYDIRLPNFYHVSVPETPEKQLEDQLQNNSRHIPTHVTDCNSFTK, encoded by the exons ATGGGGGACAACTCAAGTTTTTGGGACAGTCTGATATATGCACATCCTGTCTGTGTAAACTGGAAGTCAGAAGCAGAAGGCTCTATCTACCACTTAGCAAGCATTTTGTTTGTTGTTGGATATATGGGTGGAAGTGGGTTTTTTGGCCTGCTCTATGTGTACTCTTTGCTTGGACTTGGTTTCCTGTGCTCTTCTGTCTGGGCATGGCTGGATGTCTGTGCAGCTGATATTTTCTCTTGGAATTTCATACTGTTTGTGATATGCTTCATACAGTTTGTTTATGTAACCTACCAAGTCCGGAGTGTTGCCTTTGACAGAGAATTCCAGGACCTTTATAATGCTCTGTTCCAGCCCTTGGGGATCTCGCTGACTGTTTTTAGAAAAATTGTCCGCTGCTGTGATGAAGAAATTGTTACACTGGAGAAGGAGCACTGTTACGCTATGCAGGGCAAAACACCGATTGATAAGCTCTCCTTGCTTATGTCGGGAAG GATCAGAGTGACAGTAGATGGGGAATTTCTACATTATATTTTCCCACTTCAATTTCTGGATTCTCCTGAATGGGATTCACTAAGACCTACTGAAGAAGGCATTTTTCAG gtaACCCTCACAGCAGAAACAGACTGTCAATACGTggcctggagaagaaaaaaattgtatttgcTCTTTGCGAAGCACCGATTCATCTCACGCCTGTTTTCAATTCTAGTTGGAAGTGACATTGCTGATAAGCTATATGCTTTAAATGACAGAATAAGCCTAGGGAAAGGGATTCGATATGACATCCGCTTACCTAACTTCTATCACGTGTCTGTTCCAGAGACGCCTGAAAAGCAGCTTGAAGATCAGCTTCAGAACAATTCAAGACACATACCAACTCATGTTACAGACTGCAACTCTTTTACAAAATAA